DNA from Colletotrichum higginsianum IMI 349063 chromosome 7 map unlocalized unitig_7, whole genome shotgun sequence:
ACGATCTCGTCGTCTCTAGGTTGCGTAacatcatcttcttcctcttcgtctggCGATGGACGCGTAAGGCCTTCCTCAAGCTCAAGGGCCGCGGCCTGATCGGCAGCATCGTCGAGCTCTACATCGATATTCGCAGGGTTCTGTACGGCTACTTCCTGCGCGCTCCCGGCGTGCGCGGCCAGGTCCAGAAGCAGATCAACGAGAGCATGACGAAGCTTCAGGCCAAGATGATTCCTGCGAACCTTACCCGATACCTTACACTCCCGAAGGAGGGTATGtccgaagacgacgtccgGAAGGAGCTTGATACCCTGGCGAACATGGACCACACGAGATGGGAGGACGGTTTTGTCTCGGGCGCTGTATAccatggagaagaagagctgATGAAGCTCCAGACGGAGGCCTTCGGCAAGTTCACCGTCGCCAACCCCATCCACCCCGATGTCTTCCCTGGCGtgaggaagatggaggcCGAGATTGTCTCCATGGTGCTCGCCATGTTCAACGCCCCTCccggtgctgccggtgccACCACCAGTGGTGGGACAGACAGTATCCTGATGGCCTGCCTCGGCGCGCGCCAGAGGGGATACTTCGAGAAGGGTATCACTGAGCCTGAAATGTAcgttttctctctctccgaTATCGTCACCGTGAGTGACCGTCGTACTGACACGCATCAGGATTCTGCCCGAAACCGCCCACACTGCATTCCGCAAGGCCGGTGAATACTTCAAGATCAAGATCCACTACGTCGCATGCCCTGCACCCAACTACCAGGTTGACGTGCGCGCCGTGTCCCGCCTGATTAACAGCAACACCGTTCTGTTGGTTGGCTCCGCCCCAAACTTCCCCCATGGTATCATCGATGACATCAGCGCGCTGTCCAAGCTGGCgctcaagaagaagctgtGCCTCCATGTGGACTGCTGTCTCGGTTCCTTCATGGTTCCTTTCTTGGACAAGGCTGGCTTTGAGACGGAATTGTTCGATTTCCGCCTGAAGGGCGTCACGAGCATCAGCTGCGACACCCACAAGTACGGGTTCGCACCCAAGGGAAACTCCACTGTTTTGTACAGATCCGCGGAACTTCGCAAGTATCAGTACTACGTGTCGCCAGATTGGTCTGGCGGCGTGTACGGTTCGCCCGGCATGGCTGGTTCGCG
Protein-coding regions in this window:
- a CDS encoding Sphingosine-1-phosphate lyase, encoding MPGSSRIPASLREGLNQVKRSRQATPLLVLNLDLLRNIIFFLFVWRWTRKAFLKLKGRGLIGSIVELYIDIRRVLYGYFLRAPGVRGQVQKQINESMTKLQAKMIPANLTRYLTLPKEGMSEDDVRKELDTLANMDHTRWEDGFVSGAVYHGEEELMKLQTEAFGKFTVANPIHPDVFPGVRKMEAEIVSMVLAMFNAPPGAAGATTSGGTDSILMACLGARQRGYFEKGITEPEMILPETAHTAFRKAGEYFKIKIHYVACPAPNYQVDVRAVSRLINSNTVLLVGSAPNFPHGIIDDISALSKLALKKKLCLHVDCCLGSFMVPFLDKAGFETELFDFRLKGVTSISCDTHKYGFAPKGNSTVLYRSAELRKYQYYVSPDWSGGVYGSPGMAGSRPGALIAGCWASLMKVGESGYIDACVKIVGTTKKIIEKIRETPALDNELEILGKPLVSVVAFTAKNLNVYDIADGMSEKGWHLNALQNPPAIHVAVTLPITKVYEKLLTDLEAVVEAEKEKERVRVVEGKGAKGKAIGDSAALYGVAGSLPNKSVVVDLANGFLDLLYKA